A section of the Virgibacillus sp. NKC19-3 genome encodes:
- a CDS encoding glutathione ABC transporter substrate-binding protein: MRRVFFQVILLAGLLIILGACASEPDSENASGEPDENNEGGSLVVAVGSDAQQLDPHLGTDIPSANIHNNKIYETLLVQDETMELHPGLATEWEQVDDKTWEFTLREDVKFHDGEDFNAEAVKANLERVTDEEVASPRADLFNMISDIEIVDDYTIRLITDYPFSPLPANLAHYAGAIISPKAIEEDKNGEHSLQENPVGTGPFEFGSWEPGAEINIVKNEDYWGDPAKVDDVTFTVIPEGQTRIAMVETGDAHIAEPINTSDVPRVEGSEDMDLHENEGLGVDYIGVNMDKEPFDDKLVRQAINYALDTEAIIDHVYNGVGVYAEGPIGPSVIGHSPELEGYEYDPEKAKELLEEAGYPDGFETTIWTNDDQARIDVAEVAQAQLAEVGIDVSVDVMEWGAYLEQTSSGNHDMFVLGWSNMTGDGDYNQYYMFHSDSMGPQGNRVFYDNPEVDELIDQARQENDPDVRNEIYSELQQIEKEDAPYTYLRHSQDIAAVQKGVEGFWIHPSGLLMLNDVTID, from the coding sequence GTGAGAAGGGTATTTTTTCAAGTAATTTTATTAGCAGGACTACTTATTATTTTAGGAGCATGTGCTAGTGAGCCAGATTCAGAGAATGCTTCAGGAGAACCTGATGAAAATAACGAAGGTGGATCACTTGTCGTTGCAGTTGGCTCCGATGCACAGCAATTGGATCCACACCTTGGTACGGATATTCCCTCTGCCAATATCCATAACAATAAAATCTATGAAACGCTTCTTGTCCAAGACGAAACAATGGAATTGCATCCTGGACTAGCTACAGAGTGGGAACAAGTAGATGATAAAACATGGGAATTCACGCTAAGGGAAGATGTGAAGTTTCATGACGGAGAGGATTTCAATGCAGAAGCCGTGAAGGCAAATCTGGAACGGGTAACTGATGAAGAAGTTGCTTCACCGCGGGCTGATCTTTTCAACATGATTAGCGATATAGAAATTGTTGATGATTATACCATTCGACTTATAACAGATTATCCATTTTCTCCCCTGCCAGCGAACCTAGCTCATTATGCTGGAGCTATCATCAGTCCAAAAGCGATAGAAGAAGACAAAAATGGAGAACATTCATTACAGGAAAATCCGGTTGGTACTGGGCCCTTTGAATTTGGATCCTGGGAGCCAGGAGCTGAAATAAACATCGTAAAAAATGAAGATTATTGGGGCGATCCGGCAAAAGTGGATGATGTAACTTTCACAGTGATTCCTGAAGGACAGACTCGAATCGCTATGGTTGAAACCGGTGATGCACATATTGCCGAACCAATTAACACGAGTGATGTTCCTCGAGTTGAGGGTTCAGAAGATATGGATTTACATGAAAATGAAGGATTAGGCGTCGACTATATTGGCGTAAATATGGATAAAGAACCATTCGATGACAAACTTGTGCGACAAGCAATAAACTATGCATTGGATACAGAAGCCATCATCGACCACGTCTATAATGGGGTTGGCGTTTATGCGGAAGGTCCCATCGGCCCCTCCGTTATTGGCCATTCGCCTGAATTAGAAGGATACGAATATGATCCTGAGAAAGCAAAGGAACTTCTAGAGGAAGCAGGCTACCCGGATGGTTTCGAAACGACCATTTGGACGAATGATGATCAAGCTAGAATAGATGTCGCTGAAGTTGCACAAGCACAATTGGCTGAGGTTGGAATTGATGTCTCCGTTGACGTAATGGAGTGGGGTGCTTATTTAGAACAAACATCCAGCGGGAATCATGACATGTTTGTCCTCGGTTGGTCAAATATGACAGGTGATGGCGATTATAACCAATATTATATGTTTCATTCGGATTCTATGGGGCCACAAGGGAATCGTGTTTTCTACGATAACCCGGAAGTAGACGAATTGATCGATCAGGCAAGACAAGAGAATGATCCTGATGTACGTAACGAAATCTATAGCGAGTTACAACAAATCGAGAAAGAAGATGCACCTTACACGTATCTTAGACATTCACAAGACATCGCAGCAGTTCAAAAAGGTGTAGAAGGATTTTGGATACATCCTTCCGGTCTCCTGATGTTAAATGATGTTACGATTGACTAA
- a CDS encoding peptidase domain-containing ABC transporter: MSSKVPFIEQMSQTECGIACIAMVSGFYGKHVQVHEIRNLIGVGRDGSTLYDLLTTSKELGFTAKFFEGEASQLYQIKLPAILFWNHNHYVVLEKLMEKKAIILDPSEGRKTITFQELDKCFSNYVLQLKPNETFKKQKENSLWKPYLNILSDKRFMLLSLLFFSIILQLFVLVIPILTQKFIDNILLADVVDPDLSSILIIGIIFSFISYILFFIVRNEISIKLYKYIDYKVSWNFVAHLLKLPYIFFQLRQTGDLLYRFANLRSIRQILSNQMMRSLLDILLLAVVIIYMFYKSPFLTIILLLFVCFSYGFILFLRKFLYEANRKEFTKDTNLYGFQTEVVMGMSDIKSSGSEDKISNKWNRLYLEFADAFIKKERLYGFLGAFTTSITFFMPLFVILVGSGQVFDGEITVGELIALQTVSSFFITASNSLILTLESFYQVKVLLRRVSDVTDTPPETNEKEIKEKKKIEGDVSLSNVNFSYTKNAENTLENVNLHIKKGQKIAIVGLSGSGKSTLAKIIIGLHKPTKGRIMYDGIDFNRLDKPYTRKQMGIVTQDPFLFNQTILQNIRLSNDELPLEQIIEAAKIAQIHQTISEMPMGYETIVSEGGENISGGQKQRIAIARALAHKPKIIVFDEATNSLDNINEYEIDNYLSNIQTTRIIIAHRLSTIKDADQIIVIDNGNILCKGTHKELLEESTYYNKLYSTDFEEVENYNKIF, translated from the coding sequence TTGAGTTCTAAAGTTCCGTTTATAGAACAAATGAGTCAAACTGAATGCGGAATTGCGTGTATTGCTATGGTTTCTGGTTTTTACGGTAAACATGTTCAGGTCCACGAAATCAGAAATTTAATAGGTGTTGGAAGGGATGGAAGTACATTATATGATCTGTTAACCACTTCAAAGGAATTGGGATTTACAGCTAAGTTTTTTGAAGGGGAGGCTTCTCAGCTTTATCAAATTAAACTACCTGCGATTTTATTTTGGAACCATAATCATTATGTCGTGTTAGAGAAGCTAATGGAAAAAAAAGCTATTATCTTGGATCCTAGTGAAGGGAGGAAGACTATTACTTTTCAGGAACTGGATAAATGTTTTTCAAATTATGTATTACAACTAAAACCTAATGAAACTTTTAAAAAACAAAAGGAAAATAGTTTATGGAAGCCTTATTTAAATATATTAAGTGATAAGAGGTTCATGTTATTATCACTTTTATTTTTTAGTATTATCTTACAGTTATTTGTATTAGTTATACCAATTCTGACACAAAAGTTTATAGATAATATTTTGTTAGCAGATGTCGTTGATCCTGATTTATCCTCTATACTTATTATTGGTATTATATTTTCATTCATATCCTATATACTGTTTTTTATTGTGCGAAACGAAATTTCTATTAAATTATATAAGTATATTGATTATAAGGTTTCGTGGAATTTTGTTGCCCATTTACTCAAACTTCCATATATTTTTTTTCAACTTCGCCAAACAGGCGATTTATTGTATAGGTTTGCTAATTTGCGCTCGATACGACAAATTTTATCGAATCAAATGATGAGATCATTACTTGATATATTGTTATTAGCAGTTGTAATAATATATATGTTTTATAAATCTCCTTTTTTGACGATTATTTTATTGCTTTTTGTTTGTTTCTCATATGGTTTTATTTTATTTTTACGGAAGTTTTTGTATGAGGCAAACAGAAAGGAATTCACAAAAGATACAAATCTTTATGGTTTTCAAACAGAAGTAGTAATGGGCATGAGTGATATTAAATCTAGTGGTTCAGAGGATAAAATTTCAAATAAGTGGAATAGATTATACCTAGAATTTGCTGATGCGTTTATAAAAAAAGAAAGATTATACGGTTTTTTAGGGGCCTTTACAACTAGTATCACTTTTTTTATGCCATTATTTGTAATTTTAGTTGGATCCGGTCAAGTATTCGATGGGGAGATTACAGTTGGAGAACTTATTGCGCTACAAACTGTCTCATCATTTTTTATAACTGCTTCTAATTCTTTAATCTTAACATTGGAATCATTTTACCAAGTAAAAGTATTATTAAGAAGGGTAAGCGATGTCACTGACACCCCTCCTGAAACCAATGAAAAAGAAATAAAAGAAAAGAAAAAAATAGAAGGTGATGTTTCTTTATCAAATGTTAATTTTTCGTATACGAAAAACGCTGAGAATACATTGGAAAATGTTAATTTGCATATTAAAAAAGGGCAAAAAATTGCTATTGTTGGTCTTTCCGGTTCCGGAAAAAGTACATTGGCAAAAATTATAATAGGTCTCCATAAACCAACAAAAGGAAGAATTATGTATGACGGAATTGATTTTAATCGATTAGATAAACCCTATACGCGTAAACAGATGGGAATTGTAACTCAGGACCCTTTTCTTTTCAATCAAACTATTTTACAAAATATTCGCTTAAGTAATGATGAATTGCCACTGGAGCAAATAATCGAAGCAGCAAAAATTGCTCAAATACATCAAACTATTTCTGAGATGCCTATGGGCTATGAAACAATTGTTTCAGAAGGCGGCGAGAATATATCAGGAGGGCAAAAACAAAGAATAGCCATTGCACGTGCATTGGCACATAAGCCCAAAATTATTGTATTTGATGAAGCAACGAATTCCTTAGATAATATTAACGAATATGAAATTGACAATTATCTCTCAAATATTCAAACTACTAGAATCATAATTGCGCATCGCTTATCAACTATTAAAGATGCGGACCAAATAATTGTAATAGATAATGGAAATATATTATGTAAAGGTACGCATAAAGAACTGTTAGAAGAAAGTACATATTATAACAAGTTATATTCAACCGATTTTGAAGAGGTTGAAAATTATAACAAAATATTTTAA
- the larA gene encoding nickel-dependent lactate racemase: MNTEVLYGKEGLTIDLPENTYIIEPKNIPKLENDKAAIKENLRNPIGSRPLKESVKKSDTVSIVISDITRPTPNHILVPLLIEELDHVPLENFVIINGTGTHRDQTREEFVQMLGEWIVDNIRIVNNHCHDKDSLVNVGKSKFGCDVYLNKDYVKSDFRIVTGFIEPHFFAGFSGGPKGMMPGIAGIETIMTFHNARMIGDPLATWGNMENNPVQDMTREVNGMCKPDFMLNVTLNREKEITAVFAGELYEAHNRGCEFAKEHAMTRCEERFDVVITSNSGYPLDQNLYQAVKGMSAAHKIVKEDGAIIVASECSDGLPDHGNYSKIFDMADSPQGLLDMINDPNFKMFDQWQVQKQAVIQVWADVYVYSKLTDEQVEGTMLKPTYDIEKTIEDLKKTYGADMRIAVLPLGPLTIPYVEE; this comes from the coding sequence ATGAACACAGAAGTCCTCTACGGAAAAGAAGGACTAACCATAGACTTACCGGAAAACACTTATATTATTGAACCCAAAAATATACCTAAACTGGAAAATGACAAGGCCGCAATAAAGGAAAACTTAAGAAACCCCATTGGCTCACGACCACTAAAAGAATCGGTGAAGAAATCAGACACGGTCTCCATCGTAATCAGTGATATCACGAGGCCAACACCGAATCATATTTTAGTTCCCTTATTAATAGAAGAACTCGATCATGTCCCCTTGGAAAACTTCGTCATTATCAATGGAACAGGAACGCACCGCGATCAAACGCGGGAAGAATTTGTACAGATGCTAGGGGAATGGATCGTGGATAACATTCGAATCGTCAATAATCACTGTCATGACAAAGATTCATTAGTGAATGTTGGAAAGAGTAAATTCGGCTGTGATGTATATCTGAATAAAGATTATGTGAAATCAGACTTTCGAATCGTAACAGGGTTTATCGAACCACACTTTTTCGCAGGATTCTCTGGTGGCCCAAAGGGAATGATGCCTGGCATAGCTGGCATTGAGACTATCATGACCTTTCATAATGCAAGAATGATTGGCGATCCGCTAGCAACTTGGGGAAATATGGAGAATAATCCTGTTCAGGATATGACGCGTGAAGTTAACGGAATGTGCAAACCGGATTTTATGTTAAATGTTACATTAAATCGTGAAAAAGAAATTACAGCAGTTTTTGCCGGCGAGCTTTATGAAGCACACAACAGAGGGTGCGAATTCGCTAAAGAGCATGCCATGACCCGTTGCGAGGAACGATTTGACGTCGTGATTACTTCTAATTCTGGTTATCCCCTCGATCAAAATTTATATCAGGCAGTAAAAGGGATGAGTGCTGCACATAAAATTGTAAAAGAAGACGGCGCTATCATTGTCGCATCTGAATGTTCGGATGGTCTGCCCGATCATGGAAATTATTCCAAGATCTTTGATATGGCCGACAGCCCACAAGGGTTACTGGACATGATCAATGATCCTAACTTTAAAATGTTTGATCAATGGCAGGTACAAAAGCAGGCCGTTATTCAAGTTTGGGCTGACGTATATGTGTATTCCAAACTAACTGATGAACAGGTAGAAGGAACGATGCTAAAACCGACATATGATATTGAGAAAACGATAGAAGATTTAAAGAAAACGTATGGTGCGGATATGCGTATTGCTGTTTTGCCGTTGGGACCTTTAACGATACCGTATGTGGAAGAATAA
- a CDS encoding Cof-type HAD-IIB family hydrolase: protein MTLIAIDLDGTLLSDEGFINDQNRKAIHEAQRQEHIIVISSGRSLHDSKQILTNAGLNCPIITGNGAVASHSGEIIQNLYLSANVVLEMIDVIEKSGLYYEIYTNKGVFIEGDRRDFLTREINRMKERITDFEWEKANGIVEKQYQQHGITYVPNYREIDYTALDVYKLFVLSFDVERLTQLQDHLMERNDIALTTSGRQKLEIGNPEASKGNALKFIANYFGVPMKDTVAIGDNRNDLSMFYEAGTSIAMENAEEVVKKQADHVTKHHNQDGVAFGLRKWVL from the coding sequence ATGACATTAATCGCAATTGATCTCGATGGAACCCTATTGTCAGATGAAGGTTTTATCAACGATCAAAATAGAAAGGCAATTCATGAAGCACAGCGACAGGAACATATAATTGTAATTTCTTCAGGTCGTTCCCTTCATGATTCGAAACAAATTTTGACAAATGCAGGACTGAACTGTCCAATAATAACAGGAAATGGAGCAGTTGCATCCCACTCCGGAGAAATTATTCAAAACCTATATCTTTCGGCAAATGTCGTATTAGAAATGATCGATGTTATTGAAAAGAGTGGATTATATTATGAAATTTATACGAATAAAGGCGTTTTTATTGAAGGAGATAGGAGAGATTTTTTAACCCGGGAAATCAATCGTATGAAGGAAAGGATAACTGATTTTGAATGGGAAAAGGCAAATGGTATTGTTGAAAAACAGTATCAACAGCATGGAATCACCTATGTCCCCAACTATCGGGAAATCGACTATACGGCTTTAGACGTGTACAAACTCTTTGTTCTTTCATTTGATGTGGAAAGACTCACGCAATTGCAAGATCATTTAATGGAAAGAAATGATATAGCCCTCACCACTTCAGGTAGGCAAAAACTTGAAATAGGAAATCCGGAAGCGAGTAAAGGTAATGCCCTGAAATTCATTGCGAATTATTTTGGAGTACCTATGAAAGATACGGTAGCTATAGGTGATAATCGAAATGACCTTTCCATGTTCTACGAAGCAGGTACAAGTATAGCGATGGAAAATGCAGAAGAAGTCGTGAAAAAGCAGGCGGATCATGTTACGAAACATCATAATCAGGATGGAGTCGCGTTTGGATTGAGGAAGTGGGTTTTGTGA
- a CDS encoding 2-keto-3-deoxygluconate permease has translation MRIKESVEKVPGGLMVVPLLLGTTLNTIDQLHIPFVMDILKALGAPETEEGYYEFLQIGGFSQELFKDSSLVLIALFLFCVGSQMNLKIGGRALKKGALITTSKYLGGLGVGMAYGFFFDPWSGILGLSTLAIVAGMTNSNSGMYAALTGQYGNRSDVGGLSILAINDGPFLTLVSLGVIGTAFPVISFIAVLLPIGIGMILGNLDPKIREFLAPGETITIPFFAFSLGAGMNLADFFNASVLAGGLVIAVLTFVISSGLGIFTFKLFKEKSYIAPVAEASTAGNATATPPAVASAASVAAGSGAMTAAEYEVIQDIVPIATAQISIATITTSLLCPLGVILVDRYQRKRGIDATREDLGIKKEKNEEEAKHAANK, from the coding sequence ATGAGAATAAAAGAGTCAGTCGAAAAAGTTCCAGGTGGATTAATGGTAGTTCCGCTTCTTCTAGGGACAACACTAAATACAATTGATCAATTACATATCCCATTTGTAATGGATATTCTAAAAGCACTCGGTGCACCAGAAACAGAAGAAGGATATTATGAATTTTTACAAATCGGCGGATTTTCTCAAGAACTTTTTAAAGATAGTTCACTCGTCCTTATCGCCTTGTTCTTATTTTGTGTTGGTAGTCAGATGAATTTAAAAATTGGTGGAAGAGCTTTAAAAAAAGGGGCCCTTATCACCACATCAAAATATCTTGGCGGTCTGGGAGTTGGAATGGCATACGGATTTTTCTTTGACCCATGGAGCGGAATACTGGGCTTATCCACTTTAGCAATTGTAGCCGGTATGACAAACAGTAACAGTGGGATGTATGCCGCTTTAACCGGACAATATGGGAATAGATCCGATGTGGGAGGGTTGTCCATTCTCGCTATTAACGATGGCCCCTTTCTAACCCTGGTATCATTGGGGGTTATAGGAACTGCCTTCCCGGTGATTTCCTTTATTGCTGTATTATTACCAATCGGAATCGGAATGATATTGGGTAATCTAGATCCAAAAATACGTGAATTTCTGGCTCCAGGTGAAACAATAACTATACCATTCTTTGCATTCTCATTAGGAGCTGGTATGAATTTAGCAGACTTCTTTAATGCTTCTGTCCTTGCTGGCGGATTAGTAATCGCTGTTCTTACCTTTGTCATTTCAAGTGGACTAGGGATCTTTACATTTAAACTTTTCAAGGAAAAAAGTTATATTGCTCCAGTTGCTGAGGCTTCTACAGCAGGAAATGCTACCGCAACGCCTCCAGCAGTTGCCTCAGCTGCTTCCGTAGCAGCAGGTTCAGGAGCTATGACGGCAGCAGAATATGAGGTGATACAGGATATTGTTCCGATTGCTACTGCACAAATATCCATAGCAACTATAACAACATCACTACTGTGTCCCCTTGGAGTAATTCTGGTAGATAGATACCAAAGGAAAAGAGGAATTGATGCAACTCGAGAAGACCTAGGAATAAAGAAAGAGAAAAATGAAGAGGAAGCAAAACATGCTGCAAATAAATAA
- a CDS encoding metal-dependent hydrolase family protein codes for MTYTLVKNGTLIDGNGGEPIRDAAVLLKDDQIEAVGKLSDIPQVSEVHEIDAQGGYILPAFIDTHVHMMMQKSALQKTLETPFSFKFYQAMEYMKRTVNAGITTVRDAGFTDVGVKEAIAQGLVLGPRMQISVNPITITGGHGDSWMRSGVDITDPSYPSLPSGIADGPDEVHKKVREMLRAGADIIKVHATGGVMSPTDHPEFTQFSQEELEIMVREAKFRRGVKVMAHAQGAEGIKNAIRAGIHSIEHGIFLDDEAIELMLEHGTYLVPTLLAPLSVLEAAKVSNDMPEYAVEKSREVIDIHNASVAKAYKAGVKIAMGTDAGVMPHGTNLRELNLMCNIGMSPMESLVATTKVAAECMGWGDTLGTLEVGKVADLVIAKEDPIADITSLEDTNNIVTVLKNGEVVKDLQEEIAVGMKG; via the coding sequence ATGACATATACATTGGTGAAAAATGGAACACTTATTGATGGAAACGGCGGGGAGCCTATACGAGACGCTGCGGTATTATTGAAGGATGATCAGATTGAAGCTGTTGGTAAGTTGAGTGATATACCACAAGTGAGTGAGGTACATGAAATTGATGCGCAAGGAGGTTATATTCTTCCGGCTTTCATTGATACGCATGTTCATATGATGATGCAAAAATCTGCCTTGCAAAAAACACTTGAAACTCCTTTTTCGTTCAAATTTTATCAGGCGATGGAATATATGAAACGTACGGTGAATGCTGGCATTACAACGGTTAGAGACGCCGGATTTACGGACGTTGGTGTGAAAGAAGCTATAGCGCAAGGACTTGTACTTGGACCACGTATGCAAATAAGTGTAAATCCAATTACGATTACAGGAGGCCACGGTGATTCATGGATGCGCTCTGGAGTGGATATTACGGATCCAAGTTACCCATCGTTGCCGAGCGGGATTGCTGATGGACCCGATGAAGTGCATAAAAAAGTAAGGGAGATGCTACGAGCAGGTGCTGATATTATTAAAGTGCATGCTACCGGAGGGGTAATGAGTCCGACTGATCACCCGGAATTCACACAATTTTCACAGGAAGAGTTGGAAATCATGGTACGTGAAGCCAAATTCCGCCGTGGCGTGAAAGTAATGGCACATGCTCAAGGAGCAGAGGGTATAAAAAACGCCATCCGTGCAGGGATACATTCTATTGAACACGGGATATTTCTGGATGATGAAGCGATTGAACTGATGCTTGAGCACGGTACGTATTTAGTGCCAACACTACTTGCTCCGCTGTCCGTACTAGAAGCGGCTAAAGTTAGCAATGATATGCCGGAATATGCCGTTGAAAAATCTCGTGAAGTTATAGATATTCATAACGCGAGCGTTGCGAAAGCATACAAAGCAGGTGTGAAGATTGCGATGGGTACAGATGCTGGTGTAATGCCACATGGCACAAACCTCCGTGAGCTTAATCTAATGTGCAACATCGGCATGAGTCCAATGGAATCACTTGTTGCGACCACGAAGGTAGCTGCAGAATGTATGGGCTGGGGAGACACACTCGGAACCCTTGAAGTAGGAAAAGTGGCGGATCTTGTTATTGCGAAAGAAGATCCGATTGCAGATATTACTAGTTTGGAAGATACGAATAATATCGTAACGGTTCTGAAGAATGGTGAGGTTGTGAAGGATTTGCAGGAAGAGATTGCTGTTGGAATGAAGGGATAA
- a CDS encoding glycosyltransferase family 2 protein has translation MDYLMFLDDNCFKYFYTKINLNSSKKKQIKNLLSYIDVSSLVPENSFLFINELDYIRKFNSYPDVIKKSTLSVVYIVKNEEYYIEHSILSISEIADEIIIVDTGSTDNTLKILNGIKANNSKLKVFHTQWNDDFSEARNYANSLASSDWILTLDADESFNSNSEIFKKVLDFLNYFNELKNIVFNLKINRTNNTYTAVKLKKNNPDIKYIGKVHEIYAIDNGLLPFVYLDFEITSFDRVSKSKIKYYTKLLNETIKEYPDHQRWRFFYLRDNFSTLDYRNFEEIVEKSLKVNTNDKFSIENIRIGEYTSNLLTLLLYKSLMHTTLDQFQHLLNVSKHLFPSNSDFIFLEYFYYIGGIQDDYNNLLNNFLGIYNNMNKTNTLFDQKYLDGILVNLLVFNGYIDKARIIIDDLYKLDPELFIFKNPLIQYLIDKDKDVNL, from the coding sequence TTGGATTACTTAATGTTTTTAGATGATAATTGTTTTAAATATTTTTATACAAAAATAAACTTAAACAGTAGTAAAAAAAAACAAATTAAAAATTTGCTTTCATATATTGACGTTTCTAGCTTAGTTCCTGAAAATTCCTTTTTGTTCATAAACGAATTGGATTATATTAGGAAATTTAATAGTTATCCAGATGTTATTAAGAAAAGTACTTTATCAGTAGTATATATTGTTAAAAATGAAGAATATTACATAGAACATAGTATTTTAAGCATATCAGAAATTGCTGATGAAATCATTATAGTAGATACTGGTTCGACAGATAATACATTAAAAATATTAAATGGTATTAAGGCCAATAATTCTAAATTAAAGGTGTTTCACACACAATGGAATGATGATTTTTCTGAAGCCAGAAATTATGCAAATAGCTTAGCATCGAGTGACTGGATTTTAACATTAGATGCTGATGAAAGTTTTAATTCAAATAGCGAGATTTTTAAAAAAGTATTAGATTTCCTTAATTATTTTAATGAATTAAAAAATATTGTATTTAATTTAAAGATAAACAGGACAAACAATACATATACAGCAGTAAAGCTAAAAAAAAATAACCCAGACATAAAGTATATTGGTAAGGTCCATGAAATCTACGCTATAGACAATGGTTTATTGCCTTTTGTTTATCTTGACTTTGAAATAACTTCCTTTGATAGAGTAAGTAAGTCAAAAATTAAATATTATACTAAACTTTTAAATGAAACGATTAAAGAATACCCAGATCATCAGAGGTGGAGATTTTTTTACCTTAGAGATAATTTTAGCACCCTAGATTATCGAAATTTTGAAGAAATAGTAGAAAAATCCCTAAAAGTTAATACCAACGATAAATTTTCTATAGAAAATATTAGAATTGGAGAATATACCTCTAATCTATTAACATTATTATTATATAAAAGTTTAATGCATACTACATTAGATCAGTTTCAGCACTTGTTAAATGTTTCGAAACACTTATTTCCTAGTAACTCTGATTTTATATTTTTAGAGTATTTTTATTACATAGGCGGTATACAGGATGACTATAATAATCTTTTGAATAACTTTTTAGGTATTTATAATAATATGAACAAAACCAATACTTTATTTGACCAAAAATATTTAGATGGGATTTTAGTAAACTTACTTGTATTTAATGGTTATATCGATAAAGCCCGTATTATAATTGACGATTTGTATAAATTGGATCCGGAGTTATTCATATTTAAAAACCCACTTATACAATATTTAATTGACAAAGATAAAGATGTAAACCTTTAA